A genome region from Flavobacterium sp. CFS9 includes the following:
- the fabV gene encoding enoyl-ACP reductase FabV, protein MIIEPRMRGFICLTAHPKGSEQNVKNQIEYIKSKGPIAGAKNVLVIGASTGFGLASRITSAFGSDAATIGVFFEKPPVEGKTASPGWYNSAAFETEAHKAGLYAKSINGDAFSNEIKKQTLDLIKADLGQVDLVIYSLASPVRQHPVTGVLHRSVLKPIGQTFTNKTVDFHTGNVSEVSIAPANDEDIANTVAVMGGEDWAMWIDALKAENLLAEGATTVAYSYIGPSLTEAVYRKGTIGRAKDDLEATAFSISDTLKSIGGKAYVSVNKALVTQASSAIPVIPLYISLLYKTMKEEGIHEGCIEQIQRLFQDRLYNGGEVPVDEKGRIRIDDWEMREDVQAKVAKLWLEATTETLPAIGDLAGYRNDFLNLFGFEFAGVDYAAEANEVVEIESIK, encoded by the coding sequence CAGCGAGCAAAATGTTAAAAATCAAATAGAGTATATAAAATCAAAAGGACCAATTGCAGGAGCAAAAAATGTCTTAGTTATTGGTGCTTCAACAGGTTTCGGATTGGCTTCAAGAATTACAAGTGCTTTTGGCTCTGATGCTGCAACTATTGGAGTATTTTTTGAAAAACCACCGGTTGAAGGAAAAACAGCTTCACCAGGATGGTATAATTCTGCTGCATTTGAAACAGAAGCCCACAAAGCAGGTTTATATGCAAAAAGTATCAATGGAGATGCTTTTTCAAACGAAATTAAAAAACAAACTTTAGATTTAATTAAAGCTGATTTAGGTCAGGTTGATTTAGTAATCTACAGTTTAGCTTCTCCGGTGCGTCAGCACCCGGTTACTGGAGTTTTACATCGTTCGGTTTTAAAGCCAATCGGACAAACTTTTACTAATAAAACAGTTGATTTTCATACCGGAAATGTTTCCGAGGTTTCTATTGCTCCGGCAAATGACGAAGATATCGCCAATACAGTTGCTGTAATGGGAGGGGAAGACTGGGCAATGTGGATTGATGCTTTAAAAGCAGAAAATTTATTAGCTGAAGGTGCTACAACAGTGGCATATTCTTATATTGGACCATCATTAACAGAGGCAGTTTACCGTAAAGGTACAATTGGTCGTGCGAAAGATGATTTAGAAGCGACAGCATTTTCTATTAGTGATACATTAAAATCTATCGGAGGAAAAGCTTATGTTTCTGTAAACAAAGCTTTAGTAACTCAGGCAAGTTCTGCAATTCCGGTTATTCCATTGTATATTTCTCTTTTATACAAAACAATGAAAGAAGAAGGAATTCACGAAGGTTGTATCGAGCAAATCCAGCGTTTGTTTCAGGACAGATTGTACAATGGAGGAGAGGTTCCTGTAGACGAAAAAGGAAGAATCAGAATCGACGATTGGGAAATGCGTGAGGATGTACAGGCTAAAGTGGCTAAACTTTGGTTAGAAGCTACAACTGAAACATTACCTGCAATTGGAGATTTGGCAGGATATAGAAACGACTTCCTGAATTTATTTGGATTTGAATTTGCTGGTGTAGATTATGCTGCTGAAGCGAATGAAGTTGTTGAGATTGAAAGTATCAAATAA
- a CDS encoding glycosyltransferase family 2 protein — protein MIFSLIIPVYNRPDEVDELLESLSKSDYNEAFEIVLVEDGSSIPCKDVVMNYQGKLNISYYFKENSGPGDSRNFGMQKARGDYFIIFDSDCIIPPNYLTEVRKALNKEYVDCFGGPDKALDSFSDIQKAINFAMTSFLTTGGIRGGSEKINKFQPRSFNMGISKKAFIASKGFGNIHPGEDPDLSIRLWNLGFETRLFTEAYVYHKRRIDWEKFSVQVNKFGIARPILNSWYPEHNKLTFFFPSVFVVGLLLAFLLLIFNIDILLQLYFVYFVVIFLTATIQNKSIKIGYLSVIAVWKQFYGYGTGFLKSFLKVIVLKKKPQEAFPNMFFKI, from the coding sequence ATGATTTTTTCTTTAATTATACCCGTGTATAATCGTCCGGATGAAGTAGATGAGCTTTTAGAAAGTTTATCTAAATCCGATTATAATGAAGCCTTTGAAATTGTTCTTGTCGAAGACGGATCATCAATACCTTGTAAAGATGTCGTAATGAACTATCAGGGCAAATTGAATATATCGTATTATTTTAAAGAAAATTCAGGGCCGGGTGATTCAAGGAACTTTGGAATGCAAAAGGCCAGAGGTGATTACTTTATCATTTTTGATTCTGATTGTATTATACCTCCTAATTATTTGACAGAGGTTCGAAAAGCACTTAATAAAGAGTATGTGGATTGTTTTGGAGGACCGGACAAAGCATTAGATAGTTTTTCTGATATTCAGAAAGCCATTAATTTTGCGATGACTTCATTTTTAACAACGGGAGGAATTCGTGGGGGCTCTGAAAAGATCAATAAATTTCAGCCCAGAAGTTTTAACATGGGGATTTCAAAGAAAGCTTTTATAGCTTCAAAAGGATTTGGAAATATTCATCCGGGAGAAGATCCGGATCTTTCTATTCGTTTGTGGAATCTTGGATTTGAAACCAGATTGTTTACAGAAGCGTATGTATATCATAAACGTAGAATTGACTGGGAGAAATTTTCGGTTCAGGTGAATAAATTCGGAATCGCCAGACCGATATTAAATAGCTGGTATCCGGAACATAATAAATTGACATTCTTTTTTCCAAGTGTTTTTGTTGTAGGATTATTATTAGCTTTTTTATTGTTAATTTTTAATATTGATATCTTGTTACAATTATATTTTGTATATTTCGTGGTAATTTTTCTGACAGCCACTATACAGAATAAAAGCATTAAAATTGGATATCTATCTGTAATTGCAGTATGGAAGCAATTTTATGGCTATGGAACCGGATTTTTAAAATCGTTCCTAAAAGTTATTGTTTTAAAGAAAAAACCCCAAGAGGCTTTTCCTAATATGTTTTTTAAAATATAG
- the coaE gene encoding dephospho-CoA kinase (Dephospho-CoA kinase (CoaE) performs the final step in coenzyme A biosynthesis.): MAKIIGLTGGIGSGKTTIANYFAEMGVPLYIADDEAKKVMQSEKIVQQIKLAFGDSLFENDVLNRAKLAEIVFNDADKLAILNSIVHPAVKEDFELWLLKNKKYDYVIYEAAILFESGRYKDCDVIVTVIAPEEIRIERVVKRDKTTREQVLSRMKMQWDDEKRISLSNFVINNSNLKIAREEVVKILKILNIKQNQS, translated from the coding sequence ATGGCTAAAATTATTGGCCTGACAGGCGGAATAGGAAGCGGAAAAACCACTATTGCAAACTACTTTGCAGAAATGGGGGTACCCTTGTATATCGCCGATGATGAAGCCAAAAAAGTAATGCAGTCTGAAAAGATTGTACAACAAATTAAACTTGCTTTTGGAGACTCGCTCTTTGAAAATGACGTTTTAAACAGAGCAAAATTAGCCGAGATTGTTTTTAATGATGCCGACAAACTGGCTATTTTAAATTCAATTGTACATCCGGCAGTTAAAGAAGACTTCGAGCTTTGGTTGTTAAAAAATAAAAAATACGATTATGTAATTTACGAAGCTGCAATTTTGTTTGAAAGTGGCCGTTATAAAGATTGTGATGTTATAGTAACTGTTATAGCTCCTGAAGAGATAAGAATTGAAAGAGTTGTTAAACGTGATAAAACTACACGGGAACAAGTTTTGAGTCGGATGAAAATGCAGTGGGATGATGAAAAACGAATTTCTTTAAGCAATTTTGTTATTAATAACAGTAATCTTAAAATTGCTAGAGAAGAAGTTGTTAAAATTCTTAAAATTTTAAATATAAAACAAAATCAGTCTTAA